A genomic region of Streptomyces sp. NBC_00247 contains the following coding sequences:
- the cbiE gene encoding precorrin-6y C5,15-methyltransferase (decarboxylating) subunit CbiE encodes MADRVTVIGWDGSPLTRAATAALSAATLVAGAAHHLALAEVPRGAERIRLGSVDLAARRIAGHRGSAVVLADGDPGFFGVVRTLRAPEHGLEVEVVPAVSSVATAFARAGMPWDDAQVVVAHPKTLRRAVNVCRAHHKVAVLTSPGAGPAELALLLDGVHRTFVICEELGTARERVTVLTSDKAADHAWRDPNVVIVVGSGPTTAAAGWIGGRDPARPDGVRGWGLPEDAHRRAASGAAGRDHAGDDRARPEQSAEGESAGMRAAQLARLGPRTGDLVWDIGSGTGALAVEAARFGAAVIAVDRDPAACARATAAARSFGVAVQVVQGLAPHVLERLPEPDVVRIGGGGVRVALAVADRRPERIVTHASTRDQAEALVTALSGGGYTVECVLLQSVDLDTSAWEERERSVAFLLCAVRSDLAP; translated from the coding sequence ATGGCCGACCGCGTCACGGTGATCGGCTGGGACGGCTCACCGCTGACCAGAGCGGCCACCGCAGCACTCTCCGCCGCCACGCTCGTCGCCGGCGCCGCGCACCACCTCGCGCTCGCCGAAGTACCGCGGGGCGCCGAACGCATCCGCCTCGGCAGCGTGGACCTCGCCGCCCGGCGCATCGCCGGACACCGGGGGAGCGCCGTCGTCCTCGCGGACGGCGACCCCGGCTTCTTCGGAGTCGTACGCACCCTGCGCGCGCCCGAACACGGCCTGGAGGTCGAGGTCGTGCCCGCGGTCTCCTCCGTCGCCACCGCCTTCGCCCGTGCGGGGATGCCCTGGGACGACGCCCAGGTCGTCGTCGCCCACCCGAAGACCCTGCGACGGGCCGTCAACGTCTGCCGGGCCCACCACAAGGTCGCCGTCCTCACCTCGCCCGGCGCCGGCCCGGCCGAACTGGCCCTGCTGCTCGACGGCGTCCACCGCACCTTCGTGATCTGCGAGGAACTCGGCACCGCCCGCGAGCGCGTCACCGTCCTCACCTCCGACAAGGCCGCCGACCACGCCTGGCGCGACCCGAACGTCGTCATCGTCGTCGGCAGCGGCCCCACCACGGCCGCCGCCGGCTGGATCGGCGGCCGTGATCCCGCCCGCCCCGACGGCGTACGGGGCTGGGGGCTGCCCGAGGACGCACACCGCCGGGCCGCGAGCGGGGCCGCCGGGCGCGACCACGCCGGAGACGACCGGGCGCGACCGGAGCAGAGCGCCGAGGGCGAGTCCGCCGGGATGCGCGCCGCCCAACTGGCCCGGCTCGGCCCGCGTACGGGCGACCTGGTCTGGGACATCGGTTCGGGCACCGGTGCGCTGGCCGTCGAAGCGGCCCGCTTCGGCGCGGCCGTCATCGCCGTCGACCGGGACCCGGCCGCCTGCGCCCGGGCGACCGCCGCGGCCCGCTCCTTCGGCGTGGCCGTCCAGGTCGTCCAGGGCCTCGCCCCCCACGTGCTCGAACGACTTCCCGAACCCGATGTCGTACGCATCGGGGGCGGCGGCGTTCGGGTGGCCCTCGCCGTCGCCGACCGGCGCCCCGAGCGGATCGTCACCCACGCGTCCACCCGGGACCAGGCGGAAGCCCTCGTCACCGCGCTCTCCGGCGGCGGTTACACGGTGGAATGCGTGCTCCTCCAGTCCGTGGACCTGGACACCTCGGCCTGGGAGGAACGCGAACGGTCCGTCGCGTTCCTGCTCTGCGCGGTGCGTTCGGACCTTGCCCCGTGA